A window from Lachnoanaerobaculum umeaense encodes these proteins:
- the kamA gene encoding lysine 2,3-aminomutase, translated as MRNSRENGLFADIPDNEWNDWKWQLRNRITNVESLKKYVKLTEKEEEGVKRCLENLRMAITPYYLSLIDLNDENDPIRKQAIPTVSELHIANADLADPLHEDTDSPVHGLTHRYPDRVLFLVTDQCSMYCRHCTRRRFAGQNDTSVPTSQVDACIDYIRRHPEVRDVLLSGGDALLISDEKLEYIISELRKIEHVEIVRIGSRTPVVMPQRITPELVNMLRKYHPIWLNTHFNHPSEITKESAEACARLADAGIPLGNQTVLLAGINDCVHIMTDLVHELVKIRVRPYYIYQCDLSQGLEHFRTPVSKGIEIIEGLRGHTSGYCVPTFVVDAPGGGGKTPVMPNYVISQSPGKVILRNYEGVITTYTEPEHYENHCNCDICRGKKERNLGGVAALEQGFDMTIEPADLARYRRSHEKK; from the coding sequence ATGAGAAATAGCAGAGAAAATGGTTTGTTTGCAGATATTCCTGATAATGAGTGGAATGACTGGAAATGGCAGCTTAGAAATAGAATAACTAATGTAGAAAGTTTAAAAAAATATGTAAAGCTTACAGAAAAGGAAGAAGAGGGTGTAAAAAGATGCCTTGAGAATCTAAGAATGGCTATTACACCATACTATCTTTCACTTATAGATTTAAATGATGAGAATGATCCGATAAGAAAGCAGGCAATACCTACAGTCTCCGAGCTTCATATAGCGAATGCAGATTTGGCTGATCCATTACATGAGGATACAGATTCACCGGTACATGGACTTACACATAGATATCCTGACAGAGTTTTATTTCTTGTAACAGATCAATGCTCAATGTATTGCAGGCATTGTACAAGAAGAAGATTTGCAGGACAAAACGATACAAGTGTACCTACATCACAGGTAGATGCATGTATCGACTATATAAGAAGGCATCCTGAAGTAAGAGATGTATTGCTTTCAGGTGGTGATGCACTTCTTATAAGTGATGAGAAGCTTGAGTATATTATATCAGAACTTAGAAAAATAGAGCATGTAGAGATAGTGAGAATTGGCTCAAGAACACCTGTTGTTATGCCTCAAAGAATCACACCTGAACTTGTAAATATGCTAAGAAAGTATCATCCTATATGGCTAAATACACATTTCAATCATCCAAGTGAGATTACAAAGGAGTCTGCTGAGGCTTGTGCAAGACTAGCTGATGCCGGCATACCTCTTGGAAATCAGACTGTACTTTTGGCAGGTATAAATGATTGTGTACATATAATGACAGATCTTGTACATGAACTTGTAAAAATAAGAGTTAGACCTTATTATATTTATCAATGTGATCTATCTCAGGGACTTGAGCATTTTAGAACTCCGGTTTCAAAGGGTATTGAGATTATAGAAGGACTTAGAGGACATACTTCCGGATACTGTGTTCCTACATTTGTAGTAGATGCACCCGGAGGTGGAGGAAAGACTCCTGTAATGCCTAATTATGTTATTTCACAGAGCCCCGGAAAGGTTATTCTTAGAAACTATGAAGGGGTTATAACCACATATACAGAGCCTGAGCATTATGAGAATCATTGTAATTGTGATATATGCAGAGGTAAAAAGGAAAGAAATTTAGGTGGTGTAGCAGCTCTTGAACAAGGCTTTGATATGACTATCGAACCTGCTGATCTGGCAAGGTATAGAAGATCACATGAAAAGAAATAG